The Lathyrus oleraceus cultivar Zhongwan6 chromosome 5, CAAS_Psat_ZW6_1.0, whole genome shotgun sequence genome includes the window GAACCTACAAGACAAGAAGGATGTGACTGCCTGCAAGAAATCAATATCAAGATTAATCCCAAATAAAGTACTTTTGGATAAATTCATCTGAAGACCCGACACCAACTCAAAGCCTCTAAACAAAACTTTGATTGGCCATAAGTTTATCCAAAAACTTTCTCCAATCAACATAGTATCATCAGTAAATTGTAACAATTTAATATGAGTAGAATCTTTGAGGTGAAAAGTCTGAAATTCTCCTAAAGACCTTGTTTAGGATAGTTAATGGGTCGAACTTTTGATACTTATTAAACATATATTATGATATGAGGGTTCGAGACTCCCATATAAAAGCCTTTGTAAGTGTAAAGTAGTTAAACAAAAAGACATTAACGTCCAAATTTTTCTCCAAACTATGaaaaaaaaacctaaaatttATCCAAACTCTCCAACTTTTGAATTGAATACGATAGACAAAAAGAGGATTTTAGACCTTTGTGCATCGCTCTCATAATATTCCAAACGCACCCACTTATTAGTTATCGTGCAAATTTGGTTACTTTTTTAAACAACACAAACCAAACCACCGACAAGATTTTAATGTCAAACTTCAAGCAACATATCTACCTATCTCTCTCTTAACGTATAAGGCAGTCTTCTGTTCTATTATCCAGTTATAGCAGCAAGTACTGAGTCTATCAAATGACCACAATACCCTCACCACACTTTCATTTCCACTTTTTCATGTGTTTTGCTGCTGTTAAAAATATCCCCTTTTTCATGCTATTCAACTAACTTCTTCAATGACTTCACAACCACCACCTCATGCATTTTTCAGTTTCATTTCCATTAAAAAAAGAAAACCCCACTTGATAAATAAAACTCCAATATTCCAATGAAATTTTCCATAACTGTTTTATGTTTATGATAACATATGGACATTTATGGAATTTAAGGAATAGTTAGTTCATTTTTCAATTAATGCATTTACTGGGTTTGTTCAGTTTTTGGATTGCATTCACAAAGTTAAGAACTTTATTCTCAGTTTTGGGTTTTAGTAACAAAACTATGAAGGGTAAATGCAATGTTTGGATCTTAGTTTCTTTCAATGTGTTACTCACAATTGGGTCTTTGATTTCCTTCATGTTAGTCTTTTCATGGATTTACTCATATGCGTTTTCTACTCATAGTTCAGTAATTAGGAGTTATGAGATTAATGCTAACACTAGTAGTTCTCATTTACATGTTCAGAGCTATGTTAAGGCTTTAAATTTTAATGTTTCGAGGGATGCATGCAATGTGTTTGATGGAAGTTGGGTTCGGGATGACAGTTATAGTTACCCTTTATATGATGCTGATGCATGCCCGTTTGCAGAAAGAGGTTTTAATTGTTTTGCTAATGGGCGTAAAGATAGAGATTATACGAAATGGAGATGGAAACCGAATAACTGTGATATTCCAAGGTTTGATGCACGGAGAATGCTCGAACAGCTTCGTGGGAAAAGGGTTGTTTTTGTTGGTGATTCATTGAGTAGGACTCAATGGGAGTCTTTGGTATGTTTGTTAATGACAGGAGTTGAGGATAAGACGAGTGTTTATGAAATCAAAGGCAATAAGATTACGAGACAGATTAGGTTTCTAGGTGTGAGATTTAGTTCTTTTGATGTTAGGATTGATTTTTATCGGTCTGTTTTTTTGGTGAAGCCTGGTCGGGGTCCTAGATTTGCGCCGAAAAGGGTAAAGACAACACTGAAATTGGACAAGATCGATGATATTAGTCATGAATGGGTTGATTCGGATGTTCTTATATTCAACTCAGGTCACTGGTGGACAAGGACTAAGCTTTTTAGTATGTGAGTAACATGATTCTACAAATTGAAATGCATCTTTTTTGTGTAGATATTAGATGCACATTTTAATGATCTAATGCTATAGTTATTTCACAAATATAAGATTTGATTCACTCCTCTGCATATTTTGTTTACATGCTGCTTCTTTTCGACGTCATTTTCATATTTGGGACTGGATAATGCATGCTTTGTAGGCAGTTTGCAAATCAAACATCTTTGTAAATGATAAGAGTTGCAAGAAGATGAATGTCTCATTGTAATAGAATTTTCATGCAGGGTAGAATTGAAAGATTCATGAAAATGATCAACCATTTGCTGCTAATTTCTAACGTGATTATCAGACAGGGGCTGGTATTTTCAGGTTGGTAGCTCACTGAAGCTTGGAATGCCGATTAATTCCGCTTTCAAGACAGCTTTACATACCTGGGCATCTTGGGTGGAGAATAATATTAACACAAACAGAACAAGAGTATTCTTCCGAACTTTCGAATCAACACATTGGAGGTGAGTTGGTTGTAATTGTAACTATATTAATTCCTTTTGATATTACTAGAGCTTTTGAACTTGCCGAAAAGAGCTCTAAGATGTTTTTCTTTTTTGTGCTAGTGGACATAACCGCAAAGCTTGCGAAGTGACTAAAAAGCCTTGGAAAAGAACAAATGGCAAGGACCGAAACCCAATTTCCGATATGATCAAAAGTGTAGTAAAAAATATGAATGTTCCTGCGACGGTTCTCCACGTGACACCAATGGATGCATATAGGAGTGATGGCCATGTGGGGATTTGGAGCGAGAATCCATCTATACCTGATTGTAGTCATTGGTGTTTACCGGGTGTTCCTGATATGTGGAACGAAATTCTGTTCTCATATCTGCTACAAAAAGATGGAGCAGGTTAACATTAAAGCTGGTAACATGTTACTAGGTTAGTTAGTTATTCCTTGTGTTGAGAAAATCCATCTGGATTGGCATTCAATGGTTTGCTTCACATTTCACATTATGAACTCTGTTAGTATTTGAAATGAGAGCTTAATGGATGGACCGATCAATGTATATATAAAAAAGATACTAGGACTGAAGTGTTGCTATGTCAATTCTTGGAGGAGTGGAATACTCATTCCTCAAAATATTAAATGTTAAAAATAAAGTTTACTATGGAATAAGAGTAATAATAGGAAGGAGAGGAGGTTTATAATTGTTTGAAATATTGTTCACTCAATTTTTAGCATGTAAGTTGTAGTTTATATATCACAAAAACAAATAGAATGTAACAAAGTTTATTAATAAGAAGTTCATCTTTTTTCTTAGATATTTTATTTCTTCATATAAGTTTACTGTTTTAGCTACGTTATTTTTATGATCAACTTTTGTgaaatttatttatattattttattagAGGTCTAAATTTCCGATGCGAcccaacaattggtatcagagtcAAAATTATAGAGTGGTAAaactttattattttttattgGTTATCGAAGAATTGTTGAAGTCGCAACGAAAATTTAGacttttaataaaataatataaatagGTCTCACTAAAGTTGAACACGAAAATAATGTAGCTAAAACAATAAACTTCTATGAAGAAATAAAATGTCGAAGAAGAAAGATGAACTTTTGATTAATAAACTATGTTTCATTCTATTTGTTTTTGTTGTGATATACAAACTACAAAACTTCTGAATATTTTATAGTAACGTACATGTTGAAAATTGAGTGAACAATACTCAAAACAATTATAAATCTCTCATGTACTTTCCTTCATATTATTACTCTTATTCCATAGTAAATTTTCCTTTGCATTATTCTTTGCACTTTCCATCTTTAAATTATTCCATATTTAATAAACACTAAATATTTCACTTATTCTCACAAATTTCCACCTCGTTCATAATTTGAAATCCTTAAATTTTGGACGAACAAATTAAATTTTGGACGAACAAATTGCATCTTCTTATTCAGCTGTACCACATGGTTGCCTACGTACCTTGAACCAGGATCAAACCAATCATAATTCAATTAATCCCTTCAAAAGAATTAACATGCGAATATGTTTAACAAGTCCTTACAACGTTGAAACCTACAATTTGTAACAACCCTGGTTAACATGTCAATTGGATTCCCATCAGTATGTATTTTCGTTAGAGAAATATAATCTTCGTCCACAACATCCCATACAAAATGATATATGACATCTATATGTTTGGTCTGAGCATGATGAACCTGATTCTTAGCCAAATGAATTGCACTTTGACTATCACACATCAGTCTCACGCGTTCTTGCTTAACACCCAAATCACCCAGAAGACCCCTCAGCCATAATGCTTCCTTTACTCCTTCTGCTACAGCCATATATTCGACATCCGTAGTAAATCGTGTCATTGTAGATTGTAACATATATTGCCAACTTACTAGAGCACCGTATATTTTGAACACATAACCAGTAGTAAATCGTTATCTATCTAGATCACCAGCATAATCTGAATCAACAACTCCTCTTATTTGACATGTATCTCCACCAAAACACAAATTAGTGTTAATGGTACCTTTTAAGTACCTCAAAATCCATTTCACTGCTTCTCAATGCGCCTTTCTTGGATTTACCATGAATCTACTAACAACACTTACCGCTTGTAAAATATTCGAACGTGTACACACCATAGCGTACATCAAACTACCAATTGCACTAGCATAAAGTACATTTTTCATGTTTGTCTTATTTTCTACTATAGTGGGAGACTGATTACCAGAAAGCCTAAAATATGGAGTTAATGGGCTACTAAGTTTAATAGCACACGGATAGAAGTATGTTTCACCATCGGAGAAAACATCTCATTGTAATCAACTATTTCCTTTTGTGCAAACCCTTTGGCCACTAGTCTAGCCTTATATCTTGCACCACACAACTTATTATGGTCTTCTTTTCTGTTATACACCCGTTTACAATCAATAACAGACTTTCCTACAGGAAATGGGACTACCTTCCATGTCTTGTTCTTGTGAAGAGATTGCATCTCTTCCTCCATAGAAATCAACCAACTCTCTCTATCCTTTTCTTTGACAGCTTGTTTGAAGGTGATTATATCTATATATTATTGTATGTCGATGACATGCTTATTGCCTCAAAAAGCAAGGTGGAAATAGATAAGCTGAAGTCTAAACTTGCTAAAGAGTTTGAGATGAAGAATTTGGGTGCTGCAAAGAAAATAATGGGTATGGAAATTAGAAGAGAGCGGACAAACTGAAAATTGTTCTTGAGTCAAAAAGGTTATTTAAAGCGGGTTGTTGAAAGGTTTGGAATGAAATGTGCTAAGTCGACGGTTACTCCGTTAGCTCCACATTTTAGGCTTTCTGGCAATCAGACTCCCACTATAGTAGAAGATAAGGCAAACATGAAAAATGTACCTTATGCTAGTGCAATTGGTAGTTTGATGTACGTTATGGTGTGTACACGTCCGGATATTTCACTAACGGTAAGTGTTGTTAGTAGATTCATGGCAAATCTGGAAAAAGCGCACTGGAAAACAGTGAAATGAATTTTAAGGTACTTAAAAGGTACCATTAATGATGATTTATGTTTTGGTGGAGATACATGTCAAATAAGCGGATTTGTCGATTCAGATTATGTTGGTGAATTAGATAGACGACGGTCTACTACTGATTATGTGTTCAAAATATACGGTGCTCTAGTAAGTTGACGATCTATTTTACAGTCTACAGTGACATTATCTACTATGAAGTCCAAATATATGGTCCAAAAAGAAGGAGTAAAGAAAGCATTGTGGTTGAGGGACCTTCTAGGTGATTTAGATGTTAAGCAAGAACGCATGAGACTGATGTGTGATAGTCAAAGTGCAACCCATTTGGCTAAGAATCAGGTTCATCATGCTCGGACCAAGCATATAGATGTTAGATATAATTTTGTACGGGATGTCATGGACGAAGGTCATATTTCTCTTACAAAAATACATACTGATGAGAATTCAGTTAACGTGTTAACCAAGGTTGTTACAGGTAGTAAGCTCCAGCATTGTAAGGACTTGCTAAACATATTCGCATGTTAAGTCATGTGAAGGGATTAACTGAACTACGATTGGAAAGATCTTCGTTCAGGGTACGTAGGCAACCATGTGATACAACTAAATAAGAAGATGCAATTTATTCGTTCAAAATTTAAGGATTTCAAATTATGAACGAGGTGGAGAATTGTGAGAATAAGTGAAATATTTAGTGTTTATTAAATATGAAATAATCTAAAGATGAAAAGTGCAAAGAATAATGCAAAGAAAATTTTCCTCTAGAATAAGAGTAATAATAGGAAGGAGAGTACATGAAAGGTTTATAATTATTTGAAGTATTGTTCACTCAAATATTTACCATGTACGTTAATATAAAATGTTCAGAAATTTTGTAGTTTATATAtcacaataataataataaatagaATGTAGTTTATTAGTCAGAAGTTCACCTTTCCTCTTAgatattttattttttcatataaatttattattatatttatattatttcGTGTTGAACTTTAATAAAACTTATTTATATTATTCTTTTAGTAGTGTAAATTTCCATTACGAGTCCAACATTTTGTATATCTAGATAAGATGTGGACTGTTTTTATTTATTATTCTGGCTCTGATGTCTCACCTATTTATTTTATACGATTAGTGACTACATTGATATTTTAGAgttttttaattaaataattgagATTGGAGAAGCAAGTCGATTTAATGAGCGAAGGAAAACATGCACAAAAGGTTGTGTGAGCTTACACTCCAAATTAAGAGGCTACAAGAGCGTATCGATGAAACGATGACAAAGATGAAGCCTAGATTTATTTGGATCTTCAATAAAGAAACATCCTTATGAAAGTATATACAAATTTCAAAAATTAGTACTATGAAAAAGCAATGACCATGTGATTTATAATTTTCTCAAAAATTTAGTGTTCGCTTATCATATATTCTTTAGAGTAATTTATAAATAAAGTTATTGTAGAAAAATTATGTAGACTATTGTTCAATAATATGCATTGTGTATGATCAATGACACATAAAATAGATGTTTAAATATAGAATTAGTATTTGCAAATACATTATTTTTTTCTTTAGTCTTTATCTTCTTTTTTTTGTCTTTGcaaatatttttaattttataaaactaATTATATTGAAATTTAAACATGTTAAATATTTGATTTTAGTGTTTACGTCGCTGATATTAAATTAACTAAAATCAAATGGTCTACCTATTACAAGAACGAAAATAAAATAACAAGGATTTCAATCAAAATAAAAAACATTTGCCAAAACTTAAgttaaacaatttttttttttattacaaAGACCAAAACTAAAAATACATGTATTTGCAGAGACCAACTACATATTTAAACCTAAAACAATTATTACTGGAACTCTTCATAAGATATGGAGGTACAACTTTCTCAAAAGCATTTTAAAATCACTCACATTTTCAAAAATATAGTCAATATTGACTTATCTATTACTACATTTATTTTGTTGCctaattttatttaaaaatttaaatACATTTTTATCCTTTAGTTTGTGACATTGATGATTGggataaaaaaaataatttttaataatatttcATTGATGACTGgaataatttattaattaatatttttatagaataaattaataatttattattttaattaatatttttataaattaacTATTCAAAATTTTGAAAAGAATTTCCGAACTTAAGCCCAATTCATAAGAGCATCCATTTCAAACTTGTCCCAAGAAGACATTGAGTAATGCATTGTTGACttttataaatattaaaattgtTTATGAAAAAACGTCGTGGAACTCCAGTGCATTTACAAGCTTGTACCATTTCATCCTCTTTCTTAACTTTATCAGACATCATAAATTAGACATCATAAACTGCTTAAGATGTTCACAGTTGAAATTCACTCAAATAATGTCTTGTTGCTAGAACAAATCATGTACATGAGCTATATAGTATCGTGTAGTAGAGTTACTTAGACTTGTGAGCTTTCTTTACTTATCTTCTTTTTTTAATTATCATCATTGAAGGCATTACATTATGCAACTACAAACATAACCGAGTCCGAATTATTAACTAAAACTTAAGCCATCTCTTCTCTTTTTCTTTGTTAACTACATCATTTGAGGCAGGGGCATGAACTACTTCAAGTGTGATTCTTGGCAACCCATATTCGCCATCATTTTGGAAGCAATGCCTCTGGTGTGATTACCTTATTTTGCAAATATAGCATTTTCGGTTTGAATGCCTTTCTGTAAGTTGGTACTATCCATAAATCCTAAACCTTGTGGTTCCTCATCCTCGGAGctgttggaaatccaccacaacctatggagaatttcaatcaatcttgatgaacaagactgttatcacccacacaataacaatgaaaagagaataacaatggagaaagaaagaaataaagaaCGAAGGAGAAAAGTAGTAAAATTCTACAGAGTTTTTTCTCTACCCACAAattgtggaaaacttcttattcactttgcaactgcaaaatactgtgaatacaatattatgaatacaatattcatttcattacaagaataagggttactctctctatttatatatttaggttaacttgcaccccaagccaaaactcaaaactataaaagctcaaaatagctaacactactaaaataggcataagtcaaaatcatgtatgaagcaacatgcttcgacactaATATAACTCAACACAttaggtggttcgacacttcaTTACTTCTGTCAAGCAAtctgcttcgacacaaggaattacaattcaacacaccacctaattcattgtgtttAAGGTATCTACATTCATCATATCTTTTAGTCTTCTGAatacttcgacctgcactccctttgtcatgatgtttgcaatctgattctcagttctaTAGTGTTCCATGTTCATCTTCTCATCTACTAAatgctctcgaagataatggaacctcatttcgatgtgcttgcttcgaccatgtgttatcggattcttcgccagattgatagctaacatgatgtcgatcttcatggtaattgctccatgactccCCGTTGTTATCTTTTCGACtagattcaccatccatgttgcttgacatgcacaaagtGGAGCAGCTATGTATTCTACTTCACACGATGATAATGTCACTACTagctcttttc containing:
- the LOC127082482 gene encoding protein trichome berefringence-like 7, whose product is MHLLGLFSFWIAFTKLRTLFSVLGFSNKTMKGKCNVWILVSFNVLLTIGSLISFMLVFSWIYSYAFSTHSSVIRSYEINANTSSSHLHVQSYVKALNFNVSRDACNVFDGSWVRDDSYSYPLYDADACPFAERGFNCFANGRKDRDYTKWRWKPNNCDIPRFDARRMLEQLRGKRVVFVGDSLSRTQWESLVCLLMTGVEDKTSVYEIKGNKITRQIRFLGVRFSSFDVRIDFYRSVFLVKPGRGPRFAPKRVKTTLKLDKIDDISHEWVDSDVLIFNSGHWWTRTKLFSMGWYFQVGSSLKLGMPINSAFKTALHTWASWVENNINTNRTRVFFRTFESTHWSGHNRKACEVTKKPWKRTNGKDRNPISDMIKSVVKNMNVPATVLHVTPMDAYRSDGHVGIWSENPSIPDCSHWCLPGVPDMWNEILFSYLLQKDGAG